In Alosa sapidissima isolate fAloSap1 chromosome 4, fAloSap1.pri, whole genome shotgun sequence, the following are encoded in one genomic region:
- the si:ch211-161c3.5 gene encoding uncharacterized protein C3orf18 homolog isoform X2: protein MAVSTAAGPDLFLTPTPNPTTLPSLSAVPATPTSFPVTTVGLTTAAENITTAAAPTIPLTTLLTTTLSGNQTAFNGTGLPQLAEQVAGMGMVLVPFAIITVLGLLIIVLLYVRKRKRLEKLRHQLMPMYNFDPGEEQDDLEQELLDHGRDGSPAGPNAKL from the exons ATGGCGGTGTCTACAGCTGCAGGACCGGACCTCTTCCTGACTCCCACGCCCAACCCCACCACCCTGCCCTCGCTGTCCGCCGTGCCTGCCACCCCCACCTCCTTCCCTGTGACCACCGTGGGGCTCACGACTGCCGCGGAGAACATCACGACTGCTGCCGCGCCGACTATCCCTCTGACTACTCTGCTGACCACCACGCTGTCGGGCAACCAGACAGCCTTCAATGGCACAGGGCTGCCCCAGCTGGCGGAGCAGGTTGCGGGTATGGGCATGGTGCTCGTGCCCTTCGCCATCATCACTGTCCTTGGCCTGCTGATAATCGTG CTGTTATATGTAAGGAAACGGAAAAG ACTGGAGAAGCTTCGGCACCAGCTCATGCCCATGTACAACTTTGACCCGGGAGAGGAGCAGGACGACCTGGAGCAGGAGCTGCTGGACCATGGGCGAGACGGCAGCCCAGCTGGGCCCAATGCCAAG TTATGA
- the si:ch211-161c3.5 gene encoding uncharacterized protein C3orf18 homolog isoform X1, which translates to MAVSTAAGPDLFLTPTPNPTTLPSLSAVPATPTSFPVTTVGLTTAAENITTAAAPTIPLTTLLTTTLSGNQTAFNGTGLPQLAEQVAGMGMVLVPFAIITVLGLLIIVLLYVRKRKRLEKLRHQLMPMYNFDPGEEQDDLEQELLDHGRDGSPAGPNAKTLTTSQGTTQRPSRLVFTDVADAINA; encoded by the exons ATGGCGGTGTCTACAGCTGCAGGACCGGACCTCTTCCTGACTCCCACGCCCAACCCCACCACCCTGCCCTCGCTGTCCGCCGTGCCTGCCACCCCCACCTCCTTCCCTGTGACCACCGTGGGGCTCACGACTGCCGCGGAGAACATCACGACTGCTGCCGCGCCGACTATCCCTCTGACTACTCTGCTGACCACCACGCTGTCGGGCAACCAGACAGCCTTCAATGGCACAGGGCTGCCCCAGCTGGCGGAGCAGGTTGCGGGTATGGGCATGGTGCTCGTGCCCTTCGCCATCATCACTGTCCTTGGCCTGCTGATAATCGTG CTGTTATATGTAAGGAAACGGAAAAG ACTGGAGAAGCTTCGGCACCAGCTCATGCCCATGTACAACTTTGACCCGGGAGAGGAGCAGGACGACCTGGAGCAGGAGCTGCTGGACCATGGGCGAGACGGCAGCCCAGCTGGGCCCAATGCCAAG ACACTGACAACAAGCCAGGGTACCACTCAGAGGCCCAGCCGGCTGGTCTTCACCGATGTGGCTGACGCCATCAACGCATAA